CAGGCCGAACAGGCTCAGCCCAAGTGAGCCGATGGGCACGATGCCCAGTTCCACCCGGTGGCCGGACAGTCGCTCGCAAAGCATCGACCCAGCCGCGATGCCCACGATAAATACCGCCAGCAATACCGTGACCACGGATTCGTCGCCCAGCAGATCCACCTTGGCGAAATTGGGAAACTGGGTCAGGTAAGCCGCGCCGAGGAACCAGAACCAGGAAATGGCGAGGATGCTGAGAAATACCGAATGCTTTTCCCGCGCGATGGCGATCAGGCCCCAGGTTTCGCGCAGGGGTTGCAACCGCAGTTTCAATAGGGGGTCAGCCGGCGCGACAGACGGAACCTTCCGGGCCGACAGATAACCGAGAATCGCCAACAGGACCACACCGATGGCCGCAATTCTGGTGGCGCTCCCGAAACCCATAATCACCCCGGCCGCCAGCGTACCCAGCAGGATGGCGACGAAGGTGCCCATCTCCACCAGCGCGTTGCCGCCTACCAGTTCGTCGTCGGTCAGGACCTGGGGCATGATGGCGTACTTTACCGGCCCGAAGAAGGTGGACTGCGCACCCATCAGGAAAAGCAAAACCAGTAGCAGCGGATACCAGCCGAACCACAACCCGACAGCGGCGACCAGCATGATCAGGATCTCGGCGAACTTGACCCGGCGTATGACCAGCGCCTTATCGTACTTGTCCGCAATTTGCCCTGCGATACCGGAAAACACCACGAAGGGCAGGATGAAGAGTCCTGCAGCCAGGTTGACCACCACATCGGTGGATAAGCCCATCATTCCCCCGGCGATACTGTAGGTCACGATCAGCAGCAGGGCGTTCTTGAAGAAATTATCGTTGAAGGCGCCAAGAAACTGGGTCAGGAAGAACGGCAGAAACCGTCGTTCACTCAACAACCGGAACTGACTGTGCTCCGCCATAGATATCCATCCTATATCTGCAAGCAAATCCGTGGACAGGATGCGCAGAAGTCTGCGTCAACCCCGCGTCCCGCGCAAGCGGCGACATAAAGGCGCCACTAACCGTTCGCCCGCATTTGACGCGCTCGCACCAATCGAGAGCATCTTCCCGTGATTCCACTCGAATAAAATATGATCTATGGTTTATTGACGCCAACTGACATTGGGTTGCGCCATAAAAATGGTCGCATGGCACGTCCTTCGCATTAGTAATGGGCTGGGACAATTTTCTGGAACAGTTTTGGCGGGAATGCCAAAGCTCAAACTGGCCGGAGTGCTGCAGGCGCGCTACCACCAGGGCCGTTGCCCTGACGACGATAGTGCCTTGATCACAGACGAGTCCGTTTATGTCGTACGTCTCCTCGCTGAAAACCGCGCTCGACCGCTCCCGCAGACATCCGACCTGCGATTACAGTCTTGCCTCCGCCTTCCAGCCCATCTTCAGCCCCACCCACCAGCGTCTTGTGGGTTACGAGGCCTTGATGCGCGCGTCGCTCGATGGCGACCCGGTTTCACCCCTGGAGGTCTTCGAACAGGCCCAGCAACTACAACTGACCGAGCAGTTGGACCGGCAACTGCAGGCCACGCATATCCAGGCTTTTACCCAGCACGCCCCCAATACCTGGCTGTTCCTGAACATAAGCCCGACCACCTGTGTCCAGCCGGACCAGGCACTCAACCACCTGCAAACCGCTTGCAACGAACATGGCCTGCACCCAGCCCAAGTGGTCCTGGAAGTCGTGGAAACGACTACGGAAAACAAGACAGAACTCCTTGAGTTCGTCCGCAAAGCCCGTCATCGCGGTTTCCAGATCGCTATCGACGATTTCGGCACGGGGGATTCCAATTTCGAGCGGGTGTGGCAGCTGGAGCCGCTGATCATCAAGATCGACCGCAGCCTGCTGGTGAACGCGGAGGCTCACAGCCGCGCCCGGCAGCTCCTCAACGGCCTGGTCAGCATGATTCGCGAGAGCGGTAGCCTGGTGTTGATCGAGGGTATCGAAACGCCGGAGCAGGCGCGTATCGCCCTGGCCACCGAAGCCGACCTGATGCAGGGGTTCCTGTTCGGTCGCCCCGAACCCTTGGGCAAACCGCGCGCGGCGCCGGAGGTGGATTTCGCCCAGCACCTGGATAACTACCGGCGCCATTCCCTGCAGGACGGTCTCCATCAGGAAGGCTTCCTGCGCCTGCTCCGCTACGAAGTACTGGAAGCCTGTCATCGAGTCGCTGCCGAAGCCTCCCTGGCAGATGCCTGCGCTGGGTTACTGCAGATTGCCGGCATCAAACGCTGCTTCGTGCTGGATGCGCAGGGTATCCAGCTGGGCGGCCTGGCCAGCGAGACCAGCGCCCATCGCGACATCCAGTTCAACCCGCTTTACCAGTCCAGCGGCGCTTGCTGGGCGCACCGGGATTACTTCCGCCGGGCCATGGACCGCCCGCACAAGATCAACGCCTGCCGCCCCTACGTGGCCCTGCCTGATGCGGTGCGCACGGTTACCCTTTCCGTGTGCCTGAACGTGCAAGGCGCCACCAAGGTGTTCTGCGTCGACCTGCATC
The window above is part of the Marinobacter nanhaiticus D15-8W genome. Proteins encoded here:
- a CDS encoding EAL domain-containing protein, translated to MSYVSSLKTALDRSRRHPTCDYSLASAFQPIFSPTHQRLVGYEALMRASLDGDPVSPLEVFEQAQQLQLTEQLDRQLQATHIQAFTQHAPNTWLFLNISPTTCVQPDQALNHLQTACNEHGLHPAQVVLEVVETTTENKTELLEFVRKARHRGFQIAIDDFGTGDSNFERVWQLEPLIIKIDRSLLVNAEAHSRARQLLNGLVSMIRESGSLVLIEGIETPEQARIALATEADLMQGFLFGRPEPLGKPRAAPEVDFAQHLDNYRRHSLQDGLHQEGFLRLLRYEVLEACHRVAAEASLADACAGLLQIAGIKRCFVLDAQGIQLGGLASETSAHRDIQFNPLYQSSGACWAHRDYFRRAMDRPHKINACRPYVALPDAVRTVTLSVCLNVQGATKVFCVDLHPDALFDGQLVIPDTL